In Acidobacteriota bacterium, one genomic interval encodes:
- a CDS encoding MFS transporter, which yields MPKIKGLRWWMIGLIMLGSIINYLTRNTLSVAAGTLKTQLGIDEQHYSWIVGAFQGAIMLQPLCGYVLDVIGLKAGYALFAIAWSFISMAHGFANNWQILAGLRGLLGLVEGSANPAGMKATSEWFPARERGLAGGVYNIGASFGSMLAPPLVGWAILVYNWQIAFVITGALGLVWVAAWLWLYESPEKHKSLSAEEAEYIAAGQEEHLRHDGTRPSIWSLLQQRNFWGIALPRFLADPTWGTLTFWMPLYLMQTRGWDLKKIALFAWLPFLAADIGCLFGGWFSLWLQKRWNITVINARRAAFTVGAAIMLGVGFVGIVKSPYAALALLCVAGFAHQTLSVTVITMSSDLFRKNEVATVAGMAGTFGNLGLLIFSLLIGALVAKIGYNPFFICLGLLDIVGAVILWTVVKERIEKTA from the coding sequence ATGCCCAAAATCAAAGGACTCCGTTGGTGGATGATCGGGTTGATCATGCTCGGCTCGATCATCAACTACCTCACGCGCAACACACTTTCAGTTGCCGCCGGGACGCTGAAAACGCAACTCGGCATTGACGAACAGCATTACTCGTGGATTGTCGGTGCGTTTCAAGGCGCGATTATGCTGCAACCGTTGTGCGGTTATGTGTTGGATGTCATTGGGTTGAAAGCCGGATATGCGCTATTTGCCATTGCGTGGTCGTTCATCAGCATGGCGCACGGGTTCGCAAACAATTGGCAGATATTGGCGGGGTTGCGCGGATTGTTGGGATTGGTCGAAGGTTCCGCGAACCCGGCGGGAATGAAAGCGACTTCGGAATGGTTCCCGGCCAGAGAGCGTGGATTGGCCGGAGGTGTGTACAACATTGGCGCTTCGTTCGGTTCGATGCTCGCGCCGCCACTCGTGGGATGGGCGATTCTGGTTTACAACTGGCAAATAGCGTTTGTCATTACCGGCGCGCTCGGCCTGGTTTGGGTTGCCGCGTGGTTGTGGCTTTACGAATCGCCCGAAAAACACAAATCGCTGTCCGCCGAAGAAGCCGAATACATCGCCGCCGGACAGGAAGAGCATTTACGGCACGACGGCACACGACCTTCGATCTGGTCACTGCTGCAACAAAGAAATTTCTGGGGCATTGCCTTGCCGCGGTTTTTAGCCGATCCGACCTGGGGGACGCTGACGTTTTGGATGCCGCTGTACCTGATGCAAACGCGCGGCTGGGATTTGAAGAAAATTGCGTTGTTTGCGTGGTTGCCGTTTCTGGCGGCGGACATCGGCTGCCTGTTCGGCGGATGGTTCAGCCTGTGGCTGCAAAAACGTTGGAATATTACCGTCATCAATGCTCGTCGTGCGGCCTTTACCGTGGGGGCGGCGATCATGCTTGGAGTTGGCTTTGTCGGGATTGTCAAAAGTCCTTACGCCGCCCTTGCCTTGCTGTGTGTGGCGGGTTTCGCGCACCAGACGCTTTCGGTGACGGTCATCACCATGTCATCCGACCTGTTTCGGAAAAACGAAGTCGCGACCGTCGCCGGAATGGCAGGTACATTCGGCAATTTGGGGTTGCTGATCTTTTCGCTGTTGATTGGCGCTCTGG